The genomic interval TATTACAGGAAGAGGAACTTTGTTTGAACAGACATTGTTTAGAATAAAGCCAATGTTTAAAAGCGAAAATATATTTGTTGTAACAAATTTTAATTATAAAAAAGATGTTTTGCCGTTAATAAAAAAGTATAAAATTCCAATTTCTAATATTTTATTAGAGCCGGAACCAAAAAATACAGCACCGGCAGTATGTTGGGCTGCTGCAAAAATTAATAAAATCAACAAAGACGC from Desulfobulbaceae bacterium carries:
- a CDS encoding mannose-1-phosphate guanylyltransferase/mannose-6-phosphate isomerase, which gives rise to MRNKNNYAVLLVGGSGTRFWPMSRKHKPKQFLDITGRGTLFEQTLFRIKPMFKSENIFVVTNFNYKKDVLPLIKKYKIPISNILLEPEPKNTAPAVCWAAAKINKINKDAVMIVLPSDHLISDNKNFLIVLNNAVALAQDNHLMTLG